A region of the Microcystis aeruginosa FD4 genome:
GGGTGAGTCTTATACTCAGTTAGTCTTGCGCGATATTATCGAAGACTCTGACTTGGCTAAAATATTTGATTTCAAAACAGCAGAAACCAAAGCTCCCAAAGCTAAAGGTGGATTAAATATTGAAGGTTTAACGGCAACTCCAGACGGAAATATCTTAATCGGTTTTCGTAATCCTACCCCAAACGATAAAGCTCTTTTATTAACTCTAAAAAATCCTTACAGTTTAGTTAATAATTCCAGCAATGCTCGGGCTGATTTTGGTGATCCTATCCTGTTAGATTTGGGAGGATTAGGAATTCGTAGCATTGAATTTTGGCCTGCTTTAGAAGTATATTTAATTATTGCTGGAGAATTTCATGGAGGCGATCAATTTGTTTTCTATACTTGGTCAGGAAAAAAAGAAGATGCACCGGAAAAGATAGAATCACTGCAATTCCCTGACGGTTTTCGTCCAGAAGCTTTGTTGTTTTATCCCCATTTCCCAGATCGCTTTCAGATTTTAAGCGATGATGGTACAATCGAGCGAGTTGGTAATAATCCCTGTAAAGATATTATCGATAAAAATAATCCCGAAAAATATTTCCGCAGTATTTGGGTAAAAGTTAATTAATAGCAATTCTCAACCATAAAAACTACAGATCGAATTATCGAATTTAAGTTCCCCTTTTCCCCTTTCCCCCTTAAAAAGGGTAGGGGGATCGAACTGGGCGCATCTCATATTTGTGACTTTCTCTCACTTATGATCAGCAGCAGAAGTTATTCAAAGAGGGCGAAAGCAATTCGCCCCTACAATAAACAATATTATTGCGCCAATGGTAGGGGCGCACTGCGTGCGCCCAAAATGTCATCTAGATATGGCGAAAGCAATTCGCCCCTACAATAAACAATATTATTGCACCAATGGTAGGGGCGCACTGCGTGCGTCCAAAATGTCATCTAGATATTTCGACAAAATTGAGATGCACCCGATCGAACTCCTCTAGCCGGATTTTGGAGAATTGATATAATTAGACATCCCTCTTAGTGGAACCTCAACAAAACCTAGAACAAAAATAGCTTTAAACCCATATAGGGATAAGCTTTAAGCTCAAAAAACCGCCGATCACGTCCTCTCAATGGTTTTTTGTCCTAGAAGCGCTATTAACCTTTTTCTCCTATCCAGAGGACTTTTGGGTTCCCAAAGGGATAAGAATAAGAAAGTGTGGAGAATTCCCCCATAATCGCTACAATTTTTCTAGAGGCTAAGTGTTGCTCTCATTTAAGTTCTTTTGTACTCATTAAAAACCATGAAAATTCTTCACGGTACTTGGATTCCCCAATCAACGGATGAATTTATTCAGAAGGGTAACTTTTGTCTTTGGGGAGAAACTAGCACCCCGAAAAAGAGTCGCACTACTGCTGATAATCCTCATCCTTTTCAGTTAAGCAAAGAAGAATTAACTAGCTTTCTCACTGGAGAATTAGGAATAGTTCAATCGAATTATAATCCTCTTAGTCGGCAATTTGTCCCCCGCTACTTTCTTTTACCTAGCCAGGATAATCAACCTGTACCCTCCTTAGAATTACTGCGTTATCTAGAAAAAGAACCCCCAGAAAATAGCCAATGGCAATCTTGGCAAATTGATTGTTATCCCCTTAGTCCTGTACTTAAACTGCTCAATGATCTGCACTTTATCTGTCTTTACAACTCCTCAGAGATTCAGTTAGGTGCAGATCTACTTTTTTGGTATCACTACAGTCAAGCTTTTAAAGAAATAATTCTCAAAGATAACTATATTCCTGCCTTTAAATATCGAGAATTAGCCACAAATAACCAGAAAACTGCTAACTTTGCCATCTATCCTCTTTGGGAAATTATATCAGCAACCTACGAAACCAATCTCGATCGCTATCTCGAATATCTTCCCCG
Encoded here:
- a CDS encoding DUF3616 domain-containing protein; this translates as MQSLKFSIIQEIKHQGICDASAATALGENKFVVGNDETDTELGNLLWVYSSQESGKALETIDINGWLKNNPNNKEIDLEGVTVLNDIIYWITSHGRNKNAERKLPRHQFFASKITDDGSSIVQVGESYTQLVLRDIIEDSDLAKIFDFKTAETKAPKAKGGLNIEGLTATPDGNILIGFRNPTPNDKALLLTLKNPYSLVNNSSNARADFGDPILLDLGGLGIRSIEFWPALEVYLIIAGEFHGGDQFVFYTWSGKKEDAPEKIESLQFPDGFRPEALLFYPHFPDRFQILSDDGTIERVGNNPCKDIIDKNNPEKYFRSIWVKVN